Proteins from one Chitinophaga oryzae genomic window:
- the hisH gene encoding imidazole glycerol phosphate synthase subunit HisH, with product MKTAIIKYNAGNIRSVQFALERLGVNGIVTDNPEEILSADRVIFPGVGEASTAMRYLQERNLDKLIAGLQQPVLGICLGMQLLCRHSEENDTPCIGVFDVEVKRFTSPVENLLKIPQIGWNNITGLHSVMFEHVPENSYMYFVHSYYAALGADTVAITNYVINYSAALQKDNFYAVQFHPEKSAEHGARIIENFLNL from the coding sequence ATGAAAACAGCTATCATAAAATACAATGCCGGGAATATCCGCTCCGTACAGTTTGCGCTGGAGCGTTTGGGCGTAAACGGTATTGTGACGGATAATCCGGAAGAGATCCTGTCGGCCGACAGGGTGATTTTCCCTGGGGTAGGCGAAGCCAGTACTGCCATGCGGTACCTGCAGGAGCGTAACCTCGACAAGCTGATTGCCGGCCTGCAACAGCCGGTGCTGGGCATCTGCCTGGGTATGCAGTTGCTGTGCCGCCACTCGGAAGAGAACGATACGCCGTGCATCGGTGTATTTGATGTGGAAGTGAAACGTTTCACTTCTCCGGTAGAAAACCTGCTGAAGATACCACAGATAGGATGGAATAACATTACCGGTCTGCACAGCGTGATGTTTGAGCATGTGCCGGAAAACAGCTACATGTACTTCGTGCACAGTTATTATGCAGCGCTGGGCGCAGACACGGTGGCCATCACCAATTATGTGATCAACTACAGTGCTGCGTTGCAGAAAGATAATTTTTATGCGGTGCAGTTCCACCCCGAAAAATCGGCGGAACACGGCGCCCGTATCATCGAAAACTTTTTGAACTTATAA
- the trpA gene encoding tryptophan synthase subunit alpha — MQNRIDQLFAAKQHGVLNIYCTAGYPELNDTLPVMTALQQHGADLIELGMPFSDPLADGPVIQDSGTRALKNGMSVHKLFEQLAGFRDRIHVPVILMGYFNPVLLYGVEAFVKKCAEVGVDGVILPDLPMAEYVAEYKTIFEENNVNLIFLVTPETSDERIRQLDSLSKGFLYAVSSSSTTGKDKDMSHQQAYFERLQQLKLQNPVLIGFGIKDKATFDAACRYTNGAIIGTAFIKALGEGKDIDDTVRNFIGSIK; from the coding sequence ATGCAAAACCGTATTGACCAATTGTTTGCAGCCAAACAACACGGTGTTCTGAATATATATTGTACCGCCGGGTATCCGGAGCTGAACGATACCCTGCCGGTGATGACAGCCCTGCAGCAACACGGGGCAGACCTCATCGAGCTGGGCATGCCTTTTTCCGACCCGCTGGCCGACGGCCCTGTTATCCAGGACAGCGGTACCCGTGCGTTGAAAAATGGCATGAGCGTGCACAAACTCTTTGAACAGCTGGCCGGCTTCCGGGACCGTATACACGTCCCCGTTATCCTGATGGGGTACTTCAACCCGGTATTGCTGTACGGCGTGGAAGCCTTCGTGAAGAAATGTGCGGAAGTAGGCGTCGATGGCGTTATCCTGCCCGATCTGCCCATGGCGGAATACGTGGCGGAGTACAAAACCATCTTCGAAGAAAACAACGTAAACCTCATCTTCCTGGTGACCCCGGAAACCAGCGATGAGCGTATTCGCCAGCTGGACAGCCTGAGCAAAGGTTTCCTGTATGCCGTGTCTTCTTCTTCTACTACCGGAAAAGACAAAGACATGTCGCACCAGCAGGCTTATTTCGAAAGACTGCAGCAGCTGAAGCTGCAAAACCCGGTGCTCATCGGTTTTGGCATTAAAGACAAAGCCACCTTCGACGCCGCCTGCCGTTATACCAACGGCGCTATTATCGGCACCGCGTTTATCAAAGCGTTGGGAGAAGGCAAGGATATTGACGATACAGTTCGTAATTTTATAGGATCCATTAAATAG